CCCGATGGCATCATATCTGCCCTGCTGGCACCGCATCCCGCCCGCTGGCACCTCTGTGGCTCGGACCTTGCCCCCGGTGCCTCCACGGCCAGCGCCGGGCTGAGCAGAGGGCACAGCCCACGGGCTGGGAACAGCTCGGGCGCACCGGGTCCCTTCCAGGGATGGCTGGGGAGCTGCGCCCCGTGTCCTGGGTTTTCTCGGGCACCGGAGTGGCATCGTGCCCCGGCAGGGTGAGGGTGCAGGTTGCTGAACATGGATGCTGAGAGGTGTGACGCCTCGGTGGGTGCTGTCTGCTCCCCAGTGAGCACGGAGCCGAGCTGGCAtctccctgctgcaccccaaCCTGGCTCCCCCATGAGTTTCCCCCTCCTCTGACCTGTGTTCTGCCGAACCTCGgcagctcctccctgcccacggcagtGAGCTGGGAACTGCCCTGCCCCTGGCACCTTCACCCCACGAGCCCCCCGCTTGCAGGGGGTCCCCTTTGCTTGCAGGGGGTCCCTTCTGCTTGCAAGGGGTGCCCTTCGCTTGCTCGGGGTCCCTTCCACCTTGGAGGGAGGATGCTCGCTTGGCGAGCTGCTGAGGCACGAATCGGGAAGGGACGAGTGGCAGCGTCTCCGACGAAGCCCCTCGTGGAGGTTAACAGCATCTGGGGGATTTTGGTCAGCagagacccccccacccccaaaccagcccACGTGTCGCCGGGGCCAGGGTGCACAGGGAGCGAATGGGAGGAGAACGCGACCAGAGCCCAAACCAACGTGGAAGTTTCTCAATCCAACGCTTTGGGCTTGTCCCCAAAGTGTCCTTACAGGGATCGCTGCCGGGACACCCCCTCGTCTCCGCCCCACGGCTCCGATGTCCCCTCCGGGAGCAGCGAGccgccttcccccccgccccgggctggGGATTTTCGGGGGAGTCGAGCTGCCTCGCAACCGCCTGGGAAACCAGCCCCACGTCCCCGCGCTCGCCTGCCCGGTTCTCTCACGTATCCCAAATCCCTCACATATGGTTTCTATATCACTTGGCTCTGCCGGCGCTTGCTCGGCTGTAAGCGAGCTTACTTTCCCTTGTCTTTCCATGCAGCTCTTGGCACGGGATGCTCGTCCTTCTCCCAGGCCCTGGTCCTCCCCCGCGCTGCCCGTTCGGACACGTCTCTCCCGGCCCCGGGGAGGGTGCGGGGAGGCCGGGGCcggctcctgcctctgctctgccctcaAATTGCAGCCTGGCCGTGCCAGCGGCAGGTTGGTGCCAGGGGAGGTGCCGGCCCCGGCTTGTTTGCTCTTCCCTTGGCTCTGCCAGCAGGTCTGCTCTCCGCCCTGGGGCTTCCTCCGCTGGGATGGGCCCACCGGCCGGGTGGTGCCGGGGACAGCCCCAAAACATGGCTCTTTCACCCCAAAATGCTCCGTGCCACCGCCGGAGCGGGGTTTGGGCTGGGTGCCGCGCAAAGCCACGGGGTCCGGTTGAGCTAGGGTGCCCGGGCTGTTCTTCTCACCCCGTGCCGGTTGTTTTGGACCCGTCGGGCTTATCCTAAATGTCCCGCCTTGCTTTCGTAATTAGTGGCTCTTTTGGGATCCACTCGCTAATCGCTCGGAGCGCGCGAACTTGGCGCCGCTCCCCATCGGCCCCTAAGCTGCTCCGGCCACCCCGCTGCCCACCGctgcccttcccctgcccttccccaggggCCGGCGAGGGCAAGGGATGCCCAGGACCACCCATTCACCCCCAGATGCCCACAAACCCGGCGAGAAACCCAGCTCCACCCCACGCCGGCCACATCCAGAGCCTCCGTGCCGGCGCTGGCGCAGCGGCACGGCATGACCTCAGCCAGCCCTCGTGCTCGGGCCGCCGCGTTTCCGCAAAAGCCGGGTCCCCGGGGCTCGGCGCCGGCCAAATGCCGAAGCCGGGAGCCGCGTCCTGCAGCGTTGACTCATGGCGAAGccgtggcgggcgggagggcaggaggaagaggaggaggaagaggaggaggaagggccgCGCAGGGTTGCGTCCTCCAGCCCTGTAATGTCGAAGCATCTCTGCACCGCGGGAGCCGTGGCAGAGCGGTGCCGGAGGGGCTCCGGGCCCTGGcagacggacggacagacggacgcTCCTCGGCCAGCTCCGTTCCTGCGGGTGCTGGGCGCAGCGGGAGCTTCCCGGGCCATATGGCTTTGCTTCGTGGTGGCAGATGACTCAGAGGTCACTGGAGCATCTCAGGGCTGCCGGAGCTcgaatggggctggggggcaggagCCGGGCAGGAAGGGGGTCCCAAGGCCAGCGTTGGGTTTTGCacggtgaaaaaaaaaaaaaaaaaaaaaaaaaaggcggtTTTGCAACACAAATAATAACAGAAACCCTAAAAAGTGATGGACCGGGCTTTATGCGAACCAGATGTCAGCACGGGGCTGGCTCTGGCTGCTGGGAGAGCCGACACGGTGGCGGGTTGGGGAGCGGAGGGAGCCCGGCCAGCACCACGCTCGCTTTCCTTCCCGGCCCCCAGCTGAAGGAAAGGGGGAcgacgaggaggaggaagggcttGCCTTCCTCTTCAGGGTCATGCCAGGTGCGGAGGGGCTGGGTGCGGGGAGCCCAGCCCCGATGGGGTTTGGGGTCTCTCAGCAGCGGCATGGGGGGGGCTCACAcctcgtccccccccccggcagctgCCTTCCTGGGAGACATCGCTCTGGACGAGGAAGACCTGCAGCTCTTCCAGGTGGACCGGGTGGTGGACCTGGCACGCCACACCATCACGCGCCTGCCCACCAACTCCTCAGGTACCGCCGCGGTCCCAGCCCTCCCGGCCGCCCCCATCCCCGGGGGGCTGCCCGCGttcacccccccccgccccgctccccgcaggCAGCAACTCCACCAACGCCAGCCCACGGCCGGGCCACCAACCGCGCAGCCGGGGCCGGCAACGGGCACGGAACCGCCGTGCCGCCACGTCCCGGCCGGAGAGAGTGTGGCCGGACGGGGTCATCCCCTACGTGATCAGCGGCAACTTCAGCGGTGAGTGCAGGCGAGCCGGGGGCGGATGCTCCGTCCCCggcgtgcctcagtttccccatgcCGGGCTGacggcccccgccgccccctcccgcaGGCAGCCAGCGAGCCATCTTCCGGCAGGCGATGCGGCACTGGGAGAAGCACACGTGCGTCACCTTCTTGGAGCGCAACGATGAGGACAGCTACATCGTCTTCACCTACCGCCCTTGCGGGTACGtggactggggaggggggggtccccaggcacGCACCGGGACCACCCTGCCCCTTGGCTCTTGCACTGCAAGGAGGGAGCGTGGTGGCTGTTAGGATGCTCGGCTGACGTGCCTTGGCACCAAAAGGCCCACGTCGGCGTGTGCGTGGTGCTAAATGGTCGGCCCAGACCCGCTCGGTTTCGTGGAGGGCTGGGGTGCAAAGGGGACCCGTCCCTGGGGTCTGGTCCCTGCGGGTGGTTGGGGCACAGGAGGTCTCGGAGCCACCGACCGGTGACACTGGCCGCCGCGGGCCGGGGGCTGAGGTCGGTGGCGCGGCACCAGCCCGGGCTTGCAGCAGGGCTGACGCCAAAGGAAACAGGGGTTTGGAAGAGCTCAGCGTCTTCACGCGTcagggcacagccccagccAAGCAGATGGTGGTTAGGAGGAGGCTTTCCCCTGGAACGGGCTGTGAACGGCGGCGGGGGGTGCCGGTCCGCGCCCCCGCATGGGCGCAAACTCTGATCCTGGGGCTGGCGTGCAGAGTTGGACCAGCCGAGCTGGCAGGCGCGAGCGAGAGTCCAACGCCGGTGCAGGATGGGCACCCATGGGAGCAGCGCCCTGGGATGCCGGGGCTGCCCGCAGCcgtaccgtgccgtgctgtgCCATGCCGTGCCATGCCGTGCCATGCCGTGCCGTGCCAGGCAGCCcgggggcaggagcagaggtcTCCCAGTTTCCAGGCGGAGCTGAGGTTGGAGGCACGGCTCAAGCTCCCTGCGTGGGCAGGACGGCTGAAGCTTCCAGCCAGCCGAGGCAGCAGGGATGCTTCCCAGATGCTCCACACCGAGCGGGACCAGGAGGGTTGATGCTTCCAGCCTGACTCATGTCTTTACCCAGGGAAGCACCGGGATGCCCACACCGCAGGGGCATCCCCTGGGAGAGCCGGGGCTGACCCGGTGCCACCCACCTCCCCGCCCAGGTGCTGTTCCTATGTGGGCCGCCGAGGAGGGGGACCCCAGGCCATCTCCATCGGCAAAAACTGTGACAAATTCGGCATCGTGGTGCACGAGCTGGGCCACGTCATCGGGTTTTGGCACGAGCACACGCGCCCCGACCGGGACGACCACGTCTCCATCATCCGGGAGAACATCCAGCCAGGTAGGGAgcagcctccctcctcctcttcctcttcctcctcttcctccctgccgTGGGGTGCTGCCAAAGCCGGGGTTCCCCCTGACGGCATCCCCATCCCGCCTGCCTCCGCAGGGCAGGAGTACAACTTCTTGAAGATGGAGCCGGAGGAGGTGGAGTCGCTGGGTGAGACGTACGATTTCGACAGCATCATGCACTACGCCAGGAACACCTTCTCCAGGTATGCGGCCGGGGTGGCTCGCCCACGGGTCTCCGTCCTTCCCACAGCACCGGAGACAGTGGCGtggggtccccagccctggcGGGGGAGACGGTGGCACATTAGCAGCTTTGCATGAGGTTAATGCACTTTGTGCAAGGCTCCCATCTCCAGCAGAGCCGTGCCGCGGCGTGCCGGGCAGGATGAAGCCCTATGGCATCCCATTTCAGGGCAGGGACGGTGCTTGTCCCCGCGGTCACCTCCGGCGGGGACGCGTCCCCGCTGACTCACCGGCCCGCAGGCTTTAATTAGCCAGGCTGTTTTTAGCATCCTTCCCCCAGCAGCGGGGAGCAGCCGCAGACCCGGCGCTTTCCAGCCGCCGCTCAGCCTCTGCCTGCTCTCGCCCCAGGGGCATCTTCCTCGACACCATCCTGCCCAAGTATGACGTGAACGGGGTCCGGCCCGCCATCGGCCAGCGGACGCGACTGAGCAAAGGGGACATCGCCCAGGCCCGCAAGCTCTACCGCTGCCCGGGTGAGTGCCACCGGGACGGCTCTGCCGAGCCCCGGGCCGGGACGGTGTGTCACTGCCGGGGGGCCGGAGCGGCCGCCGGGCTGATCGGATTGGGGTGAGCGCGCACGGGGCCGTAGCTGCCGGGGAACGGCTCTGCTTTCACCCCGAGACTTGACAAAAGGAAGCGTCGCCCTGGCGGCATCCCCTGTTCCCAGTGGCAAAACGTTCTTTGGGGTCTTCCTCGCCATCGGACCCCCCGCGAGGACCATGCAAGTTGCCTTCCTCCATCCACGGGACTTTTCTGGGGTGTTTGTGAGCAGAAGCTAAATGCGAGACCTCGGTGAGCCACGGGGCTCTGCCGGTGTGAGCAAGGGCATCCTTAgctgccctctcctcccagtCCTCTGAGAAAAGAGCATCCCCCAAAGAGCATCCTCCAAGAGCATCCTTGAAGAGCAGAGCATCCCCTGAGAGCATCTTCTGACAGCAGAGCATCCTCCGAGAGCAAAGCATCCTCGGAGACCATCCTCCGAGAGCATCCTCCAACCCACCCCGACAGCAAGAGGGTTTTTGGATGAGGCACGGCTGGGCGTTATGGCGGGGTGGGACAGCACGGTCCCACCGCAGACCACGGTCTTCCCCGGGGCCGGTGCAGAGCAAGGGATGCTCAGCACCACCGTCGCACGTGTCGGCACCTTGAACGGCACTGAGGACCGTGGCCCGTGAGCGGTGGCATTGCCCCGGGCGCTAGGGAGGCTGGCACGAGTCCCCCGGCTGCAGGCACGTGCTCTGGGACTTTACCAGCAACATCTGCAAGGAGTTTGGCTCCCGCACGCTCCCGCTTAATTCCAGCAACTAATTAGCAGCCTGGAAGAGGGACGTCTTTGTGAGGGGCCCCAGCAGCCAGCCGTGCCACGTTCAGGGGCTGCGGGGGAACGGGGCTGCGAGTGCGAGCAGGAAAAGTGATTAGTTTGGAGGggggaacaacaaaaaaaagcccccaaaaagcagccccccccaaaaaaatcccctctgcagcccagctttcccttccctttgttTCCACTACGAagcaaggagggaaaaaaggcagcGAGCCCAGGTttcaagctgcctttttttcacGTTTCACCTTTCATctcgcagccccccccgccccgagcgggaggcggggggcggccgcctTGGCCCCACGACAGCCGGAGCGAAGCGCCGTGTGCCGTGGCCGCGGCATCATGTGGCTTCCAGATGGCAGTTCTGGGCCAGATCCAGCCGCGGCTGCGTAAACCTGCCCAAAGCCCGGGCGGCGAGCCGGGCCCCCGCGGCGTGGCAGGGCACGGGGGGGCCGTGGGATGGCTCCTGCATCCGGGGCTcggtggctggggaagggggggcacgGTGCTTGCGAGGGGGTGCCGGGAAGCTGGGAGCATCACCAGCTTCTCCGgtgaggtttgggggtttttggggttgCTGCAgtaaggtggtggtggtgggggggtttGCAGAGCTGGCCTCGGGGCTGGGAATTTGGGtgcaggggggctgggggcaggagcTGGTCTGAACCCAATGCTGCCCATCTCAATGCTGGGGGCTTCAGGGGGGGGTCTGAGCCCTGCTTTTCCCCCTTTGCAGCTTGTGGGGAGACGCTCCAGGACAGCCAGGGCAACTTCTCCTCCCCCGAGTTCCCCAACGGATACTCTGCCCACATGCACTGCGTCTGGAGGATCTCCGTCACCCCCGGAGAGAAGGTACCAGCCGCCGGCACAGCACCGAAGgcaccccacctcctccccagccctcctctccctccttgccCCACCTTCTACCCTTTTTTCGGCGTGCCCCTAACCCCAGCATCCCCCACTGCCCGGTGCCTCGCTACGGTTCGGGATGCTGCCGGGCATCACCACCGAGCGGGTCCCGGTGCCATCTGGACCGCTGGCACCCGGCACGGCCGAGCACGGCAGACGGAGACCCCcgcggggtgctggggggggctcacCCCACTCTCTTCCCCCCCCGTCCCCAACTTTAGATCATCCTGAACTTCACCACCCTGGACCTCTACCGAAGCCGGCTGTGCTGGTACGACTACGTGGAGGTGAGAGACGGGTTCTGGAGAAAGGCCACGCTGCGAGGTAACCAACCGGGAGCTCTTAGCCTGGCCGGCCGGCGctgcctgccccgctgcctgccttgctgccctcaccccctgccccacggggATGCTCCGGGTGCAGGCAGCGGGGTGAGGGACTCCCCTCTGCCTGTATCCCTGCCCGACCGTGACCTGCCAAAGccctggggcggggggaagctGGCCCCggaggggtttttgggggtgAACGGGGCTCACCAGTTTGCTGGCCCATACCAGTGAAACCAGTACGGCTGACCCAGCTGGCCGGCACATCCCTCCCCAGGGAGATGCCAGTATCTCGGTCCTATCCCCGTAAACTGGATGTTCCCCAAATCCCAGTTGACCCCGCGCTCTGAAATAACCAGTTTCTGTGAAACAGCCAGAAAAgccggaggggagcggggggagaaGCAGCGCTTTCCCTTTAGGATGCTGGCAAGgggtgcggggctggggggaacgGGACCGGGATGTGGtggcgaggaagaggagggcgCCCGGCCAGAGGCAGCCCAGCACGCCTTCATCCCCAGGCAGGTTCTGCGGGAACAAGCTGCCCGAGCCCATCATCTCCACCGACAGCCGCCTCTGGGTCGAGTTTCGGAGCAGCAGCAACTGGGTGGGCAAAGGTTTCTTCGCCGTCTACGAAGGtaggggagggcagggagggggcacGGGGCCGGCGGTGGggcaaggtggggggggggggggctcaggcaGCTTCTTCTCCCTTCCAGCCATCTGTGGGGGGGACGTGAAGAAGGACAACGGGCACATCCAGTCCCCCAACTACCCCGATGACTACCGACCCAGCAAGGTGTGCATCTGGAAGATCACCGTCTCCGAGGGCTTCCACGTGGGCTTGACCTTCCAGTCCTTCGAGGTGGGTGAGCATCCCCCCGTGCTGTGCCGgtcccccccttccctggggtgggaaggggaaatCTCCCCAGTGGCATCTCCCCGACCCAATGCACCCCACGGGACAGGCTTggggctgcagcggggctgttgctgccctgcctggctacCCGCatccctctgcctgcctccgtgcctcagtttccccatgcaGCAGACCAGCTCCCTTGGCTGGTGGGTGCGTGGGTCTGGAAGCGTGGGCATAAGGAAAGCGGCAGGCAGGGTTTGGGGATGCTGAGGCCAAGACGGTGTCCCCCCCCGTTAACACCCCCCGCCAGATCGAGCGGCACGATAGCTGTGCCTACGACTACCTGGAGATCCGGGACGGCAGCAGCGAGTCGAGCAGCCTCATCGGGCGCTACTGCGGCTACGACAAACCAGACGACATCAAGAGCACCTCCAACAAGCTCTGGATGAAATTTGTCTCCGACGGCTCCATCAACAAGGCGGGCTTTGCCGTCAACTTCTTCAAAGGTAGGAGATGTGCCGGGGGAGCgggatggggggccggggggggccctgCCTGCCCGCTCAACCCCACTGCCCCTGCCCAGAGGTGGACGAGTGCTCGCGTCCCAATAACGGCGGCTGCGAGCAGCGCTGCGTCAACACCCTGGGCAGCTACAAGTGTGCCTGCGACCCCGGCTACGAGCTGGCCTCCGACAAGCGCCGCTGCGAGGGTGagtgattccccccccccccagcctcgcCGTCCCCCCACCCGCTCCGTGCAGCATCCCTAATCCCAGGGAGCCCGGGGACGTGACGGGCGCTGGGTGCCTCCCACCCTGCAGCCGCCTGCGGAGGTTTCCTCACCAAGCTCAACGGCTCCATCACCAGCCCGGGGTGGCCGAAGGAGTACCCCCCCAACAAGAACTGCATCTGGCAGCTGGTGGCCCCCACCCAGTACCGCATCTCCCTGCAGTTCGACTTCTTCGAGACCGAGGGCAATGACGTGAGTCAGCCGGGGAGCAGCCCCTCTCCATCGTGTGCGTCTCCCCGATACTGCCGGGGGCTGGCAGGGTGGCACAGCCGTGCCACCAGCCCCCCTGTCGtgtccccccctctccccttccttgcacCCCGCAGGTCTGCAAATACGACTTCGTGGAGGTGCGCAGCGGGCTGACCGCCGACTCCAAGCTGCACGGCAAGTTCTGCGGCGCCGAGAAGCCGGACGTCATCACCTCCCAGTACAACAACATGAGGATCGAGTTCAAGTCCGACAACACTGTCTCCAAAAAGGGCTTCAAAGCCCATTTCTTCTCAGGTAGAGCTGCCCGGCCCTGGCAACGggcatcccctgccctccctcgCCGAGCCCACCCTCCCCGCACCCCCAAACCGCTGCTAACGCCTGTCCTTGCCCGCGCCGGGGGTGCAGCCCCCGGTCCCAGCCCGGCGGCAGGGTGATCCTTGGGTCTCTGCCTCGTGGGGTCTGAACCCCCTCCGGCAGCATATTTTGCTGCCTCTTGAGGCTTCTCCCCTCTTTTCGGGGGGGCAATTGGGTCCTACGTCAGATGCTGGGGTGTTCCCGGGGGGTCCCCAAATGGCCAGCGGGCTCTGGGCTCCAGCTGCATCCGCAGAGGCAGAGGGAAATGTTTTGGGGACAGGGATGTGCTTAGCCCTGGAGGGGCCAGCGCTGGCCAGGGGGGAGcagctctcccccccccacccgccccccagccccgccgccggccgggcaCTGCACCCCTCGGGCGATGCTACCGCGGGGAGGGCAGCGACGATGCTccgctctgctgcctgctgtgctgtTCCACCCCGCTACGCTGCACGGCCACGGGCTTGCTCCGCTTCCCGGGCAGGGTGTTCCGCATCCCGGCTAACGCCGTAGCGGGAATATCGGTATCCGGCCACCACCATGTCTTAGGTCTCCGGAGTGGTCCCTCCTCCCAAAAACCGTTACCTGCTTATCCCCGTCTGTTCTGTggtcctctctcctctcctgggcCACCCGGCCGGGAGATGGTGTCACCTTCGGCCGGGTCTTGGGGAGgtagggatggggacacggagCGAAACGCACCGCCGGCCACCGCCCAGCATCACCCGGGGCCGGCCACGGGACCCTCGTGCAAGAGAGGGTCTCCCTCGGCACGGCGCGGTGCCCTGGACATCAGCGCGGCCGCCAGCGACCGACCGACGGCACCTCCTGgacgggctgggctgggctggaccGGACCACTGATGCCTTGCACCTCCCGCTGCTTTTTGGCCCCGTCGAGGCTGTTTCTgaggggcggcgcggccggtCGGCTGCGGAGAGCGGTGGGAGCCGGCATCCCCAGGAGCTCTCGGGGTTCCCCGAGGCAGCCCGGCAGCTGGCCGGAGCGGCAGAGACCCGCGGGCCAGGGGTAGAGtatctttgctttatttttttaattaaaaccaaggCAAGTAAGGTGGCCCAGCGGGGCCCAGCCATCGGGAGCCGGCACCCTCCAGCAAAGCGAGACCTTGGGAAAGCCCGGCGGCCGAGCGGCAGCGGGACCACGGGGCAGCCAGGTGAGTGTCCCCTCGCCGCGCTTCGggttccttccctctcccctttgccctcctcttcctcccaccgGGATGTGTGGCGGTCCCATGGGGGCTGCCCCTATCCCGGACCACCAAaccctctcctccacctctcGCCGCTCAGGTCTCGGgctttcccagcagcaggaccacGCTGGAGGACTCGGCCACACCAGGGTCCCTCCTCCGGTCCCCCCCCAGGGTCGCTCCCGGCCAGCCTTGGGCAAAGCATCTCCCCTGCGGCTCCTTTTTAGCCGCGGAGGGTCTCTGCGCTCCTTCCCCACCGCTCCGGATGCAGCCAGCCACCGAGCTCTGCCCCTCGGTGCCATGGGCAGCCTGGCCGCCCGGGCACCCATTTTCCCCCGGCGAAGATGTGgccccttcctcttcttcctcctcttcctcctcctcctcctcctcctcctcacggGCCGGGGCGATGGGAGGCAGCAGCCGGCTCCGTCGGCTGGCGCGTAAGGATGCGTTCGCCCGGGAATCCGCCACGGTGTCGGCACCCAGGTACGTCCCCCTGGCTCTCCGCCGAGCCCCGGTGCACGGGGGGTCCGTAGCGGGGTGATAGGTGCaggcgggggctgcggggcggtgAGCAGCCCGGAGCCATCGGATGCACGCCGGGATAACGGTGAGCGCACGGCAATGCCGGGTTGCGGCGAGCAAGCTGGTTAGAATAAAGGATTGCTAAAGACACCGACCCGGTGGGCTTCTTTCCTCTGCCAACTCTCTCCGCTCTTGTCTCGCCCGCCCAGGCTCCCTCCGTCCTGCCGGCGGGGTGATGCCACGCGCGCTCCCCCGGTGCTGGAGCTGCCCTGAGCCCACCCGGCCCATCCGAAGCCCCTTCCCATCCCCAAAAGAGCTTTTCCGCCTCGCTTCCACTCTCAGACCTAGGAGACGTCAGGTTACAGCCTCCGGTTGAGAGGCGGCCGCGGGGCTTGGGGCTGCCccgaggggttggggggggctgggacaGGACCCCCCCACTCCCTAccctcgctgctgctgctggctccagGAGGGATGCTCTTCTCCAGCATCGCTATGAGCTCGGAGAGGGATGCTGGGGTAGCTGGTGCCCGCTTGCTGCTGGCTTCCCCCCACCGCTGCCCGCTCCCCAAACCATCGCCccgtggggagggggagcaagGAGGGGGGATAAGCCATGGAGCATCCCGGCCCGGCCCCAAAgcggggggctctgggggggggttggcgAGCCCTGAGACACCGGCGATAGGGATGTGGGGCAGGTGGTGGGCGCTGGGAGGTAAGTATGGCCAGCCCCGGGGGGACGCCTTGCTCCGGGCGAGCCCGAACCCCTCCGCTGCCATTCCCATACCTCCCCCAGCCCAGACACCCCCAAGAACCCACCCGAAGCCCACCCTCATCCTCCCAGAGCCAGCcacaccacctcctcctcttcctcctcttcttcctccccgcAGAGCCGCTCGCCGCCGAGCCCCGGCTGCACGAGGGGCTCGCGGGGGTCCCCTCCGCTGCCTGCTTccccggctgccgctctgcaTGCCCcgccgtccccgccgccccccgccatccccccgctcccccatcgctcccccctttttttttttttttttccctctctctttgcagagaagaagcagcagctgcagcccccgAAATCTCGCCCGCCCGGCCTGAAGTTTCGCCTGCAGaagcggccgaggggcccctCCTGAGCCACGCCgtcctctccatctttctcaggaacgccgcggccccggccgccgcgcGGGAGCACGCcggggccgagccgagccgagccgtgcCACTGGCCCCGGCAGCCCCTTGCTTGACAGAACTGGTTGTTggccttatttttaatttttttaaaaaaaatttttttttttttttttttttttggttttaagcaccctcctgccccatccccgTTGTTTTTGTCATTGACCAGctgatcttggtttttttttttttttcccgatttttACCGTGTCTGTGACATTTCCCTATCGATGAGTAAAGAGGGACTCCCGCGTCCTGGTCTTTCTTGTGCATCTTTGGTTGTCACTGTgtgtttttctgccttccccGTCCGTACCGTAAGCAGGTAATGGTTGTGCCCATGGGTGAAcccagggagaggaggacccaTCCCGTCCACTcgcgggggctgccccggctcGGGCAAGGGACGGCGGATCTGCTTGCTGCTGGCCGTAGGCGCTTGCTTGGCTGGTCGCTCCCCGGAGGGCAgcggtgtggggctggggaccggCACGCACCGGGCagggccgtgccgtgccgggaTGCCGTACCGGGATGCCGGCCGCCGGGCTTTCCCATCCCGCTCAGCCGTGGTCCCTCTGCTCTCTCGGCAGACAAGGACGAGTGTTCCAAGAACAACGGGGGCTGCCAGCACGAGTGCCTCAACTCCTTCGGCAGCTACGAGTGCCAGTGCCGCAGCGGCTTCGTGTTGCACGACAACAAGCACGACTGCAAGGAAGGTGGGTCTGCGCCCCATACCCCCCCCCGCTGGGtggaccccccccacccatgcACCCATGACCCCCTCCTTGTCCCCGCAGCCGGCTGCGACCATAAGGTGACGTCCATCTCGGGGACCATCACCAGCCCCAACTGGCCCGATAAATACCCCAGCAAGAAGGAGTGCAC
This Buteo buteo chromosome 12, bButBut1.hap1.1, whole genome shotgun sequence DNA region includes the following protein-coding sequences:
- the BMP1 gene encoding bone morphogenetic protein 1 isoform X3, with amino-acid sequence MAGLRTCGLLLCLLLARAMHFPDYSYVLEEEEEEDAEPLDYKDPCKAAAFLGDIALDEEDLQLFQVDRVVDLARHTITRLPTNSSGSNSTNASPRPGHQPRSRGRQRARNRRAATSRPERVWPDGVIPYVISGNFSGSQRAIFRQAMRHWEKHTCVTFLERNDEDSYIVFTYRPCGCCSYVGRRGGGPQAISIGKNCDKFGIVVHELGHVIGFWHEHTRPDRDDHVSIIRENIQPGQEYNFLKMEPEEVESLGETYDFDSIMHYARNTFSRGIFLDTILPKYDVNGVRPAIGQRTRLSKGDIAQARKLYRCPACGETLQDSQGNFSSPEFPNGYSAHMHCVWRISVTPGEKIILNFTTLDLYRSRLCWYDYVEVRDGFWRKATLRGRFCGNKLPEPIISTDSRLWVEFRSSSNWVGKGFFAVYEAICGGDVKKDNGHIQSPNYPDDYRPSKVCIWKITVSEGFHVGLTFQSFEIERHDSCAYDYLEIRDGSSESSSLIGRYCGYDKPDDIKSTSNKLWMKFVSDGSINKAGFAVNFFKEVDECSRPNNGGCEQRCVNTLGSYKCACDPGYELASDKRRCEAACGGFLTKLNGSITSPGWPKEYPPNKNCIWQLVAPTQYRISLQFDFFETEGNDVCKYDFVEVRSGLTADSKLHGKFCGAEKPDVITSQYNNMRIEFKSDNTVSKKGFKAHFFSEKKQQLQPPKSRPPGLKFRLQKRPRGPS
- the BMP1 gene encoding bone morphogenetic protein 1 isoform X1, giving the protein MAGLRTCGLLLCLLLARAMHFPDYSYVLEEEEEEDAEPLDYKDPCKAAAFLGDIALDEEDLQLFQVDRVVDLARHTITRLPTNSSGSNSTNASPRPGHQPRSRGRQRARNRRAATSRPERVWPDGVIPYVISGNFSGSQRAIFRQAMRHWEKHTCVTFLERNDEDSYIVFTYRPCGCCSYVGRRGGGPQAISIGKNCDKFGIVVHELGHVIGFWHEHTRPDRDDHVSIIRENIQPGQEYNFLKMEPEEVESLGETYDFDSIMHYARNTFSRGIFLDTILPKYDVNGVRPAIGQRTRLSKGDIAQARKLYRCPACGETLQDSQGNFSSPEFPNGYSAHMHCVWRISVTPGEKIILNFTTLDLYRSRLCWYDYVEVRDGFWRKATLRGRFCGNKLPEPIISTDSRLWVEFRSSSNWVGKGFFAVYEAICGGDVKKDNGHIQSPNYPDDYRPSKVCIWKITVSEGFHVGLTFQSFEIERHDSCAYDYLEIRDGSSESSSLIGRYCGYDKPDDIKSTSNKLWMKFVSDGSINKAGFAVNFFKEVDECSRPNNGGCEQRCVNTLGSYKCACDPGYELASDKRRCEAACGGFLTKLNGSITSPGWPKEYPPNKNCIWQLVAPTQYRISLQFDFFETEGNDVCKYDFVEVRSGLTADSKLHGKFCGAEKPDVITSQYNNMRIEFKSDNTVSKKGFKAHFFSDKDECSKNNGGCQHECLNSFGSYECQCRSGFVLHDNKHDCKEAGCDHKVTSISGTITSPNWPDKYPSKKECTWAIATTPGHRVKLTFSELDVEAQQECAYDHLEIYDGKDAKAPALGRFCGAKEPEPLLSSGNKMFLKFVSDNSVQKKGFEATHTTVCGGQVRAEVKTKDLYSHAQFGDNNYPGGSDCEWVIMAEEGYGVELIFQTFEIEEEADCGYDYMELFDGYDGTAPRLGRFCGSGPPEEVYSAGDSVMIRFHSDDTINKKGFHLRYTSTKFQDTLHMRK